The region TGAAATTGAGCTAATTGGTGAGCGGAAGAGAATTCCCAGAACCATGCCGATGATTCCAAAGCCTAAGATCGAGATGAAAACATTGAGCAGAGTTTTCGCTATTTCAATACGTCCATCGCTATTGAACCAAAGCGTGGTGCTGACATCTTTACTTCCGGCCAGTATGTAAGAAACACCGATTGAAATTACGGCTCCGACCAAAGTCATAATGACTGCGAAGGCTTTCATCGATGCCAATTTGCCGATTAATAAGCGGATACGGCCAGGTTGACGTACCAAAAGATTGCGCAGCGTTCCGAGTGAGTATTCCTGAGCGGTTTGAGCCGCAAATACACACAGAGCGATGATTCCGAGTAGGTTTCCGATACTCGTAAATGCTTGTGTAGAACCACTTGGCAGCGCGAGCATTTCGCGGGTAATTCTTACCCCACGGTCGCCATTGCCTTGTGGTGAATCGATAAGTAAGAAAAGTAGTGAAGAAACCAAGACGCTAAAGAATGCAACTGCTCCCATAGTGCCCAGTAGCAAGGTAGGACGTCGTAATTTGCGCCATTCAGCAAAGAAGATTCTAGTTAGGCTGCCGATCATTTCTGATCTCCTGTCATTTCAAAGAAAGTTTCTTCGAGGTTAGGTAGTTGCGGTGAAAGCTGGGTAAGTAATATTCCGGCCTCAAACGCCAACTTATTTAGAACTCCCGCCCATTCTGCAGGTCCTTCAATATGTGCAACTCCATCGCGAATATGTGCTTTATGCCCAGCGCCTTCGGCAAGAGAAATAATTTTTTCTAAATCGCTTAACTTTTCAGTCTTAACCAGCATAAATGGTTGCTGCGCATCGAAAAGGTCTTGCATTGCGCCTGCAAAAACTACTTCTCCCTTTCGCAACATAACCAAATACTCGCTAATGATTTCTAACTCTGAAAGTAAATGTGATGAAACAAATACTGTTGTACCGCCATCTGCCAGCGAACGAAGAAGTTGGCGAATCTCTTGAATTCCTTCAGGATCTAATCCATTAGTTGGTTCATCTAAAATCAAAAGCTTTGGATTTGGCAGAAGTGCAGCTGCGATACCCAAGCGCTGTTTCATACCAAGTGAGTAAGTTTTGTACTTTGATTTTCCGCGATCAGCGAGCCCAACTTGTGCGAGTAATTGATCTACACGTTCAAGGGGAAAGCCTCCAAGGGTTGCTAGAACTTTTAGATTCTCAGCGCCAGATAGAGCTGGATAGAAAGCAGGGCCTTCGATCATCGCCCCTACTTGAGAGAGATATTTCTCTGGAGATGTAATCGGCTCACCCAAGATGCGCCCCGTGCCACCGCTAGGTGAGATAAGTCCGAGCAACATGCGGATCGTCGTTGTCTTACCAGCGCCATTTGGGCCAACAAATCCGCAGATCGTTCCGGCTGGCACCTCAAAATTGGTATGTGAAACGGCAAAGCCAGAGTCATATTTCTTACTTAAATCGCTAACGGATATCGCTAATTGAGGCATGTACTCAATATAGCAATTGCACCTTAGAATTCTCGGTGTGAGTAATGAGATCTGGGGTTATCAACCAACCAATCAACGGCCTGCACCAGATTGGGAAATCAACCCTCAAACTGCAGCAGTGCGTGCCGGTCTTGCTCGTTCTGGTTTTGGCGAAACATCTGAGGCCCTTTATTTAAATAGTGGCTTTACATATTCCTCCGCGCAAGAAGCATTTGATGCATTCGCTGATGAGACAGATCATTACTTATATAGCCGTTTCCATAATCCGACAGTGCAGATGTTTGAAAAGCGTTTAGCAGCAATTGAAGGCGCAGAATATTGCGTTGCAACAGGTTCTGGAATGTCCGCCATGTTCGCATCTGTCGCCTGTCTTGTTAAAGCTGGAGATCACGTAGTCGCATCAGCCGCGATGTTTAGTTCTTGCCACGTTGTGTTAACTGAGATATTGCCCAAGTGGGGCGTTACCGTAGAGCTTGTAAAAGGAAATGACTCAACAGTTTGGGCTGCAGCGTTAAGCAAACCGACAAAAGTCGTCTTTATCGAATCTCCAAGTAATCCTTTAATGGAAATAGTTGATATCCGTATGGTTAGCGATCTGGCTCATAAAGTTGGCGCCACTGTGATCGTTGATAACGTTATGGCTTCTCCGGTTTTGCAGAAACCCCTTGAACTCGGTGCAGATGTAGTTATGTACTCCGCAACAAAACATATTGACGGTCAAGGGCGCGTACTTGCTGGAGCAGTTCTTGGTTCCTTCTCCTATATTCACGAACATTTAATTCCATTTAATCGCCACACTGGTCCATCACTAAGTCCTTTTAACGCCTGGGTGCTTTTAAAATCTTTAGAAACTATGGAGATGCGCGTTCAACGTATGTGTGAAAATGCCCATGCGATTGCTGAATTTCTAGAGACTCGCAAAGAGATTAAATCTGTTAAATACCCTGGGCTAAAGTCGCATCCAGATTATGTAACTGTTCAGAAGCAAATGACTGGCGGCGGAAGCACAATCGGGATCGAATTTGCTGGCAGCCAAAAAGATGCTTTCGCCTTTATGGATGCTCTGCGAATTATTGATATCTCTAACAATTTAGGCGATAGCAAATCACTTATTACCCACCCATCTTCTACAACTCATCGCCGTTTAGCGCCAGATGTTCAAGCCGAGATGGGTATTACTCCTTCAGTGCTTCGCCTGTCAGTTGGGCTAGAGCATGTAGATGATTTGATAAAGGATTTAACTCAAGCCTTTAAAAGTTGAGCCGCAACAAGCAAAACAGATAGCAGGCTCAAGTAAGTAATAGACCATTGAAAAATTTTTCCTGCAGTTTTCTCATAATTTACTGATTTTTCATTTAAGCCACGGAGTTGAGCGGCGAAAACTAATCCCAGTGCAACCGTAACCGCCATCGCCCAGTTCTGTAGCTCTGCATTAATTATTAGCGCTACTGACGAAGCAATCATGGCAATTGTATAGATCCACATCTGACGAAGTAGATGTGTCTTACTGGCTACAACTGGCAGCATTGGAATATGCGCGGCAGCGTAGTCATCCTTATATTTAATTGCTAAAGCCCAAAAATGAGGCGGTGTCCAGAAGAAGATAACTAGGAAAAAAGACCACGCGGTAACCGAGAGCGAATTTGTAACAGCAGCCCAACCGATTAGCGCTGGCATACATCCTGCTGCCCCGCCCCAAACAATATTCTGCGGAGTGCGCTTCTTTAGCAAAATTGTGTAAACCCAAACGTAGAAAACAATTGCAGTTGCAGTTAGTGCGGTTGTTAGCGCGTTTGTATATACCGCAAAAATTAGAAGTGATATCAAGCCAATTAAAGTTGCAAAGATTAGCGCTTCGGCTTTTGTAAGTACACCAGTTGCAAGTGGCCGCTTTGCCGTGCGCTTCATTAACTTATCTGATTCGGATTCGATCACCATGTTAAATGCATTTGCACTTCCGGCAGCGAGGGTTCCACCAATTAAAGTTGCCATGGTTAAGGTGAGTGAAGGCAGACCTTCATTTGCTAAGACCATCGAAGGAAGAGTTGAAACCAATAAAAGCTCGACTACGCGTAACTTCATGAGGTCTACAAATCCGCGAACCTTTACAGAAGGTTTTAAGCGTGAATTCGTGGACACAGGCAAAGATTACTCAGCATTAATGTGCCGCGTTCTCATGGTCCTCTAAGGAAGGACGCCTATTGTGCGTATTGACGCTAAAACTTGCTATCAAAGATAGGGATATGACCAATGACACCTCCAAAGAAGCCTGACTGGATCGAGATCGCCGAAAACGATGGCGGTTTAAATCAACCAGCACCTAAGGCAAAGAAGAGCGGTCCAGTACTTATTGCTGCGACTGCATTGGTTCTGACTTTCGGTGGCGCTGTTGTAGCCCAAACAAATCAAGGTGGGACTGGGGATACTCAGCAGCCTCAATTGGTGCAGGCATCGCAATCAGCCACAATGGCGACTCCGGCGCTAAGCGCCGTAACGCCACAATCAACATCTCCAAATTTATCTAGTTCTGTGCAATCACCGTCGATAAAAGCTCCTTCAATTGGCAAAAACACTCTTCCGGCCATTGCTACCCCACCAAATATGAATGGCGGAGATGACGATGATGAAGATGAGGACGAAGATGAGGACGAAGGTGATGACGAAGATGATGACGACCGTGACGATCATTAATGCCAGTAAAGTTAGCGAGTGCCTCGCAAACTAGTTAAGAAGATTTCACTGGCAGTTACTTGTCTGCTCCTAACTGGCATCGCTAGCCCGATTAGCCAGGCGAATAGCCAAGATCTTTCTGCTTCGAAAAAGATCGTTTTAGTAAAAACCATTAACGGTGCGATTGCACCTAAATCGGTTGAGGCATCAAATAGCGGGCTAGTCAGCGCCCATAACATGATGTATCGCCATAGCGTGACCCTTTATAACGCGCAGACGATGGAGCTTGAAGCTACGATTCCTGATTCGGTAAAACTCTCAGATTTTGGCTACTCGAAATATTCTGGAACATATAAAGGCTCACCTGTAGAAGGCGCCTTCTCTCCTGATGGCAATTATCTTTACTTCACAAATTATGCGATGTATGGCAAAGGCTTTAACAGAGAAGGAACCGACACTTGTTCTCCTAGCGATAACTACGATAAAAGTTTTCTATCGCGCGTAGAACTTTCAACTAAGAAAATTGATGCGATCTATCCTGTCGGTTCAGTTCCTAAGGTTGTTAAAGTCTCACCGGATAATAAATATA is a window of Candidatus Planktophila lacus DNA encoding:
- a CDS encoding ABC transporter permease, producing MIGSLTRIFFAEWRKLRRPTLLLGTMGAVAFFSVLVSSLLFLLIDSPQGNGDRGVRITREMLALPSGSTQAFTSIGNLLGIIALCVFAAQTAQEYSLGTLRNLLVRQPGRIRLLIGKLASMKAFAVIMTLVGAVISIGVSYILAGSKDVSTTLWFNSDGRIEIAKTLLNVFISILGFGIIGMVLGILFRSPISSISLGVLWLLIVENIVGAVKSSTLEWLPGSQLATVAAGGTETISYTHALSLSGIYVGIALVIATVLFTKRDVAN
- a CDS encoding ABC transporter ATP-binding protein; this encodes MPQLAISVSDLSKKYDSGFAVSHTNFEVPAGTICGFVGPNGAGKTTTIRMLLGLISPSGGTGRILGEPITSPEKYLSQVGAMIEGPAFYPALSGAENLKVLATLGGFPLERVDQLLAQVGLADRGKSKYKTYSLGMKQRLGIAAALLPNPKLLILDEPTNGLDPEGIQEIRQLLRSLADGGTTVFVSSHLLSELEIISEYLVMLRKGEVVFAGAMQDLFDAQQPFMLVKTEKLSDLEKIISLAEGAGHKAHIRDGVAHIEGPAEWAGVLNKLAFEAGILLTQLSPQLPNLEETFFEMTGDQK
- the metZ gene encoding O-succinylhomoserine sulfhydrylase — encoded protein: MSNEIWGYQPTNQRPAPDWEINPQTAAVRAGLARSGFGETSEALYLNSGFTYSSAQEAFDAFADETDHYLYSRFHNPTVQMFEKRLAAIEGAEYCVATGSGMSAMFASVACLVKAGDHVVASAAMFSSCHVVLTEILPKWGVTVELVKGNDSTVWAAALSKPTKVVFIESPSNPLMEIVDIRMVSDLAHKVGATVIVDNVMASPVLQKPLELGADVVMYSATKHIDGQGRVLAGAVLGSFSYIHEHLIPFNRHTGPSLSPFNAWVLLKSLETMEMRVQRMCENAHAIAEFLETRKEIKSVKYPGLKSHPDYVTVQKQMTGGGSTIGIEFAGSQKDAFAFMDALRIIDISNNLGDSKSLITHPSSTTHRRLAPDVQAEMGITPSVLRLSVGLEHVDDLIKDLTQAFKS
- a CDS encoding heme o synthase, which gives rise to MSTNSRLKPSVKVRGFVDLMKLRVVELLLVSTLPSMVLANEGLPSLTLTMATLIGGTLAAGSANAFNMVIESESDKLMKRTAKRPLATGVLTKAEALIFATLIGLISLLIFAVYTNALTTALTATAIVFYVWVYTILLKKRTPQNIVWGGAAGCMPALIGWAAVTNSLSVTAWSFFLVIFFWTPPHFWALAIKYKDDYAAAHIPMLPVVASKTHLLRQMWIYTIAMIASSVALIINAELQNWAMAVTVALGLVFAAQLRGLNEKSVNYEKTAGKIFQWSITYLSLLSVLLVAAQLLKA
- a CDS encoding YncE family protein translates to MPRKLVKKISLAVTCLLLTGIASPISQANSQDLSASKKIVLVKTINGAIAPKSVEASNSGLVSAHNMMYRHSVTLYNAQTMELEATIPDSVKLSDFGYSKYSGTYKGSPVEGAFSPDGNYLYFTNYAMYGKGFNREGTDTCSPSDNYDKSFLSRVELSTKKIDAIYPVGSVPKVVKVSPDNKYILISNWCSYTVTIISVETQQVVKTIKIGRYPRGIAITSDSKFAYVAEMGGNRIHQINLEDFSVNYIPIGSNPRAIVLSPDNTKLYATLNISGKVIAWDLATNKAIKSVATGKSARSLAISTDGSALYVVNFRSGTLSVVSTETMKVLQNVKVCSEPIGVTYDQTESKTWVACYGGSIKVFAPQ